The following is a genomic window from Verrucomicrobiia bacterium.
GATTATTCCGGTGGCTGGACCCCCGGCATGGCGCCGCACATTGTAGATTTGCCTGTGTGGGCCTTGAACTTGGGGGTGCCTCTCCGCACCTACTCCACCGGCGGCCGTTTCATCATCCGGGGCGATGGGGATGCCCCCGACACACAGGAGGTCATCTGGCAATATCCCGGCCTGACCATGACCTGGATGATGAGCCTGTGCAACAGTTTCGCCTGGGACTTTGGACGGGGCGAGCCGGCGCGGCGGCTGGGCATTTACTTCCACGGCCTCAATGGCACATTAATGGCCAGTTATACCAAATGCGAAGTGGTGCCCGAAGGCAAGTTTTTGACGGATTTAACCCAACCGCCGTATGAGGATTTGGAGCCGTCACCGGGGCACGAGCGCGAATGGCTGAACTGTGTCCGCAGCCGGCAGCAGCCCAGTTGCAGTGTGTTTTATCATTACAAGGTGGATCTGGCGTTGACCCTGGCCAATCTCTCGCTGCGGGTGGGACGGGCTCTTCGCTTTGATCCCGAAACCGAAAGAATCGTCGGCGACGCCGAAGCAGCGCGGCTGGCCATTCCCCAATATCGCGCCCCCTGGAGATTCCCTGCGCAGTACCTGCCACGGCGGGGACTGGCCTGAAGCGTGGTTACCCCCCCTTGCCCCGCTCCAGAACGGGCCGTTTCAAATCGGCCCACCCAAGTCTTGCCTCCGGCCATGGAAACGGCTAAATCAGCGTCCATGCCAGCAAACCATCAAGCCAAAACCAAGGTTGTCATTCTGGGAGCCGGTTTTATTGCCGACATTCACGCCGAGTGTTTCCACCGTTTTGTGCCCGAAGCGGAAGTCATCGCCGTTTATGCGCGCGATCCAGCCAAAGCCGAGGCTTTTGCCCGCCGTCATCATATCGCTTTCTGGTATGATGACATGGAACGGGCGATTCATGAAGCCGGCGCCGACGTCGTAGATGTCTGCCTGCCCAATTTCCTCCATTGCCAGGCGGTGCTCACCGCGGCGCGCGCCGGCAAGCATGTCATCATTGAAAAACCCCTCTGCATGAATTTGGCCGAGGCGGACGCCATGCTGGAAGCCTGCCGCCAGGCCGGCCGCCTGCTGATGTACGCAGAGGAGCTGTGCTTTGCCCCCAAATATGAGCGCGTGCGCCAATTGGTGCAGGAGGGGGCGGTGGATCGGGTCTTTCAATTGCGCCAGTGCGAAAAACATTCCGGCCCGCATGCGGCGTGGTTTTATGACGTGGAGCAATCCGGCGGAGGCGTCCTCATGGACATGGGCTGTCATGGCCTCGCCTGGTTCCGCTGGATGCTGGGGCCGCAGGTCAGGCCCGTACAGGTCCAGGCCCATCTTCAAACCGGCCTGCGCCACGGCCACCGCACCCGCGGCGAGGAGAATTCGATCGTGATCGTCACCTTTGATAACGGCGTAATCGCCGTGGTGGAAAACAGTTGGGCCAAGCCCGGAGGCATGGATGACCGGGTGGAGGTCTATGGCACGGGAGGCGTCATTTATGCGGACCTGTTTCACGGCAACGCGGCCCTGACCTACAGCGAAAAGGGTTACGGCTACGCCTTGGAAAAGGCCGGCTCCACCCAAGGCTGGACTTTTACCATCTTTGAAGAAGCCTTTAATCAGGGTTACCCCCAGGAGTTGCGCCATTTCATTCAATGCGTGCAGTCCGGCGCCCAACCCGCCGTCACTGGTGAAGATGGCCGGGCCGTCCTGGAATTATTGCTGGCCGCCTACGCCTCGGCGGGGCTGGGCCGCCCAGTCGCCCTGCCCTATCAACCGGCCGTTAAAAAACCGGTGGATTTGTGGTTGACCCCGCCGTCCGCCTGAGTATCTGTTACCGCTGCACATGCCAACACGCCCTTTTATGCATCGAACGTCATGCGCCGGCCTCCGGCTTGCCTTGCTCCTCCTTGCCGCCTTCAATCTCTTGGGTCAGGCCGCGCCCGCAGCAGAATCACGAATTCAGGCCACACCGCCCACGGCACTGGATCGCTATGTGGCCGCGCCCGACACCAATTACCAGTGGCATGTCGTCAATACCCTCCAAACCGAGAATGCCACGGTGTTGGTGGTGGATCTGACCAGCCAGGCATGGTTAACCTCCAAGGAAGTCAACCGGACGGTTTGGCGGCATTGGCTGACCATCACCATCCCCACCAATGCCACACACGAGACTGCCCTCTTGCTGATCGGCGGCGGCTCCAACGACCGCCCTGCGCCTGCCAAGCCCGACGCCAATGCCTTGTTGCTCGCCTCCAGCAGCCGCTCTGTGGTGGCCAGTCTTGGCCAGGTGCCCAACCAGCCCCTGCTGTTTGCTGACCGCACCAACCGCATGAGCGAAGATGCCATCATTGCCTACACTTGGGATAAATTCCTGCGCACCGGGGATGAACGCTGGCCGGCCCGCCTGCCCATGACCAAGGCAGCCGTCCGCGCCATGGACACCATCACCGCCGTGTGCGCCACCGAGCAGGGCGGCCGCCGCACCATTCGAAACTTTGTGGTGGCTGGCGCCTCCAAGCGCGGCTGGACCACCTGGTCCACCGCGGCGGTGGACCCGCGGGTCACCGGCATCATGCCCGTGGTGATTGATGTGCTCAATGTGGCGCCTTCGCTCAAGGCCCATTATGCCGCCTATGGTTTCTTCGCGCCCGCGGTGGGCAATTATACCTACGAGCG
Proteins encoded in this region:
- a CDS encoding Gfo/Idh/MocA family oxidoreductase, which produces MPANHQAKTKVVILGAGFIADIHAECFHRFVPEAEVIAVYARDPAKAEAFARRHHIAFWYDDMERAIHEAGADVVDVCLPNFLHCQAVLTAARAGKHVIIEKPLCMNLAEADAMLEACRQAGRLLMYAEELCFAPKYERVRQLVQEGAVDRVFQLRQCEKHSGPHAAWFYDVEQSGGGVLMDMGCHGLAWFRWMLGPQVRPVQVQAHLQTGLRHGHRTRGEENSIVIVTFDNGVIAVVENSWAKPGGMDDRVEVYGTGGVIYADLFHGNAALTYSEKGYGYALEKAGSTQGWTFTIFEEAFNQGYPQELRHFIQCVQSGAQPAVTGEDGRAVLELLLAAYASAGLGRPVALPYQPAVKKPVDLWLTPPSA
- a CDS encoding PhoPQ-activated pathogenicity-related family protein, with amino-acid sequence MHRTSCAGLRLALLLLAAFNLLGQAAPAAESRIQATPPTALDRYVAAPDTNYQWHVVNTLQTENATVLVVDLTSQAWLTSKEVNRTVWRHWLTITIPTNATHETALLLIGGGSNDRPAPAKPDANALLLASSSRSVVASLGQVPNQPLLFADRTNRMSEDAIIAYTWDKFLRTGDERWPARLPMTKAAVRAMDTITAVCATEQGGRRTIRNFVVAGASKRGWTTWSTAAVDPRVTGIMPVVIDVLNVAPSLKAHYAAYGFFAPAVGNYTYERIPDWMDTPQCRRLLSIEDPYEYRARYTLPKFIVTAAGDQFFPVDSARFYFDALPGPKYLRTIPNADHSLRGTDGWMSLLAFYEALLNQRPLPEFTWKHGEPGQLELVCKTQPTEVKLWTATNPKARDFRLESLGPVWTSTPISPSQPGTYSVRVSKPAEGWTAYFVEMKYPSGTILPFVFTTDARVVPDTYPFKWSPPATPPPPRTQ